Proteins found in one Pempheris klunzingeri isolate RE-2024b chromosome 6, fPemKlu1.hap1, whole genome shotgun sequence genomic segment:
- the niban1a gene encoding protein Niban 1a, whose amino-acid sequence MGISASSLLDETKSEYIKGQAEAKLKEFSPYYRRQFSVARFSEVEDDLEQHKEKITQLLKQREAPEEAEVLYEDCVLYFDETRKWRDRYVVVRANYCLECHDSLETFVKGVPPRQKLLPTGGTVLTTEEKYMAMVDKCFPDDTNVKEDFAPPLSGMPGQFPVYLRLPYRRDSYFCFRQQAKQAAFLSILSDCIRHQNQDFLKKKTCEVQAFLKAIQLYRQDKGQYEAWDMLIGSDVRVLANLVMEQLLPSLEKDMLPRLKAKKTERKRVWFATVEAAYVLVQEHLLQGLTALKDECRASVRQQEVLIHSDMDQILGSRRQLEDRVRAKVSEPAEKLCSESVQPYLGSVLEELMEPISSGFQEGRQLSERTMDQVCQDVLLQGNNEQLKKALADMARPNLLSCYQNIGSLQEKLQHLQDRFGFSHITGVIHSAQIDLQQLIENTAYTFEQLLYKAVQDNPDNASSAIEKAKHRVLKQYDYDSSTVRKRISREALVSITLPFIKKSLAPTCKTELQGLETFVDADHSNFIHVENVYESILLQTLDKEVTKVVKEAASLKKYNLFTDSRDLLSQSSRSSLSSPSVSTPSSPAMALSSPSKTCHEPQPPSPLALNGLSSSPQKTGQQEGGDGVLHGVIETPLGRVEQVEAAQSVVVEEVKVVEEAPKAEDDAQTVAAEAGAPVAPETPALEDTTNESETQEVNTERETDVQEEVKSDGAEEAQTVAEPQTQSADAPEEAGITLSEIPAEVERFQAAAEVEAPDPTNGPTHSSAEASQTVAASEEETLCGSSEIKLEAPSGGETPAVTPADVNLHLETEEAEPVAVSDPRPPDTSTGSESAPSGVESSEEVRATQSSEDDVSTTSDVLDDGLSGSPESSDDAAEPMQTTSDEPSPQAETRAVSAGGEVEAGASVSVEEPAIEETPSSPEAPPLDSIKEIRDLVVEVFEVEEMVQRYPKEE is encoded by the exons atggGGATCTCCGCGTCCAGCCTGCTGGATGAGACCAAATCCGAGTACATCAAAG GCCAGGCCGAGGCTAAACTGAAGGAGTTCAGCCCGTACTACAGGAGGCAGTTCTCCGTGGCTCGTTTCTCAGAGGTTGAAGATGATCTGGAGCAGCACAAGGAGAAGATCACGCAGCTGCTCAAACAGAGG GAGGCTCCTGAGGAAGCCGAGGTGCTGTATGAGGACTGCGTCCTTTACTTTGACGAAACCAGGAAGTGGAGGGACAGGTACGTGGTGGTGAGAGCCAACTACTGCCTGGAGTGTCACGACAGTCTGGAG ACTTTTGTCAAAGGAGTTCCCCCCCGCCAGAAGCTACTGCCAACAGGGGGCACTGTCCTGACCACAGAGGAGAAGTACATGGCCATGGTGGACAAGTGCTTCCCTGATGACACCA atgTGAAGGAGGACTTTGCTCCTCCTCTGTCGGGGATGCCTGGACAGTTTCCCGTCTACCTGCGTCTGCCGTACAGGAGAGACTCCTACTTCTGCTTCAGACAGCAGGCCAAGCAGGCcgccttcctctccatcctgtcCGACTGCATCAGACATCAGAACCAAG ACTTCCTGAAGAAGAAGACGTGTGAGGTGCAGGCCTTCCTCAAAGCCATCCAGCTCTACAGGCAGGACAAAGGCCAATACGAGGCCTGGGACATGCTGATAGGAAGTGATGTCCGG gttctGGCCAACCTGGtgatggagcagctgctgccgTCTCTGGAGAAAGACATGCTGCCTCGCCTCAAAGCCAAGaagacggagaggaagagggttTGGTTCGCT acGGTGGAGGCGGCGTACGTCCTGGTGCAGGAGCACCTGCTGCAGGGACTCACGGCGCTGAAGGACGAGTGTCGAGCGTCCGTGCGGCAGCAGGAGGTGCTGATCCACTCCGACATGGACCAGATCCTCGGCTCCAGGCGGCAGCTGGAGGACCGAGTCCGAG CCAAAGTGTCGGAGCCGGCGGAGAAGCTGTGCTCCGAGTCGGTGCAGCCGTACCTGGGCTCGGTGCTGGAGGAGCTGATGGAGCCCATCAGCTCCGGCTTCCAGGAGGGACGGCAGCTGAGCGAGAGGACCATGGACCAGGTGTGTCAGGACGTCCTGCTGCAGGGGAACAACGAGCAGCTGAAGAAG gCTCTCGCTGACATGGCGCGGCCCAACCTGCTGAGCTGCTACCAGAACATCGGCTCCTTGCAGGAGAAGCTGCAACACCTGCAGGACAGATTTGGTTTCTCCCACATCACAGGTGTGATCCACAGCGCTCAGATCGACCTGCAGCag cTGATTGAAAACACAGCGTACACATTCGAGCAGCTCCTGTACAAAGCCGTCCAGGACAACCCAGACAACGCCAGCTCCGCCATCGAAAAGGCCAAACACAGAGTGCTCAAG CAATATGATTATGACAGCAGCACGGTGAGGAAGAGGATCTCCAGGGAGGCGCTCGTCTCCATCACTCTGCCCTTCATCAAGAAGAGCCTGGCCCCCACCTGCAAAACT gaGCTTCAGGGTCTGGAAACCTTCGTGGACGCCGACCACTCCAACTTCATCCACGTTGAGAACGTTTATGAGAGCATCCTCCTGCAGACGCTGGACAAGGAGGTCACCAAAG TGGTGAAGGAGGCGGCGAGCCTGAAGAAGTACAACCTGttcacagacagcagagacctGCTCAGCCAGTCCAGCCGCTCCAGCCTCTCCTCCCCGTCCGTCTCCACCCCCAGCAGCCCCGCCATGGCGCTCTCCTCCCCGTCCAAAACCTGCCACGAGCCGCAGCCCCCGTCTCCTCTCGCGCTCAACGGTCTGTCGTCGAGCCCCCAGAAGACGGGccagcaggagggaggggacgGCGTGCTGCACGGCGTCATAGAGACGCCTCTGGGGAGAGTGGAACAAGTGGAGGCAGCTCAGAGTGTC gtggtggaggaggtaaaggtggtggaggaggcaCCCAAAGCAGAAGATGACGCCCAAACCGTGGCGGCAGAAGCAGGCGCCCCTGTTGCCCCGGAGACCCCTGCTTTAGAGGATACGACCAATGAGAGCGAGACGCAGGAagtgaacacagagagagagactgacgtCCAGGAGGAGGTGAAGTCTGACGGAGCAGAAGAAGCCCAGACGGTGGCTGAGCCTCAGACGCAGAGCGCCGACGCTCCAGAAGAGGCAGGAATCACTTTGTCAGAGATCCCCGCTGAGGTGGAACGtttccaggcagcagcagaagtaGAAGCTCCTGATCCTACAAATGGTCCCACACACTCTTCAGCAGAAGCTTCACAAACTGTAGCCGCCAGCGAGGAAGAGACACTCTGTGGAAGTTCAGAAATCAAGTTAGAGGCTCCCTCTGGTGGTGAAACGCCGGCAGTCACACCTGCAGACGTCAACCTGCacctggagacagaggaagcagaACCGGTCGCCGTCTCAGACCCACGACCTCCGGACACGTCGACGGGAAGCGAGTCGGCTCCGTCGGGTGTGGAGTCGTCAGAGGAAGTCAGAGCAACGCAGAGCAGCGAGGACGACGTCTCTACGACCTCAGACGTCCTGGACGACGGCCTCAGCGGGTCCCCCGAGAGCTCGGATGACGCCGCCGAGCCGATGCAGACCACGAGCGACGAGCCGTCCCCACAGGCCGAGACACGAGCTGTGAGCGCAGGCGGCGAGGTGGAGGCAGGTGCGAGCGTGAGCGTGGAGGAGCCCGCCATAGAGGAGACCCCCTCCAGCCCTGAAGCCCCGCCCCTGGACAGCATCAAGGAGATCCGGGACCTGGTGGTGGAGGTGTTCGAGGTGGAGGAGATGGTGCAGCGTTACCCCAAAGAGGAGTGA